Proteins encoded by one window of Halorussus salinus:
- a CDS encoding cupin domain-containing protein: MVATSFDAEREYDDDQFSARSVFRSDRMKVVLGYFEPGQFIPVHAPDSDVAITVREGRGVVRESDEDHAVRPGDVVVVPAGEERGVRADDGERLEATLVTAPPPTDAEHDPVREGLRKGEFELRGPERTK, encoded by the coding sequence ATGGTCGCGACCAGTTTCGACGCCGAACGCGAGTACGACGACGACCAGTTCTCCGCCCGGTCGGTGTTCCGGAGCGACCGGATGAAAGTCGTCCTCGGCTACTTCGAGCCGGGGCAGTTCATCCCGGTCCACGCGCCCGACAGCGACGTGGCCATCACGGTCCGCGAGGGCCGAGGAGTCGTCCGAGAGAGCGACGAGGACCACGCGGTCCGACCGGGCGACGTGGTGGTCGTCCCCGCGGGCGAGGAGCGCGGCGTGCGAGCCGACGACGGCGAGCGATTGGAGGCGACGCTCGTCACCGCGCCGCCGCCGACCGACGCCGAACACGACCCCGTGCGCGAGGGGTTGCGGAAAGGGGAGTTCGAGCTGCGCGGTCCCGAGCGAACGAAGTGA
- a CDS encoding S8 family serine peptidase, translating into MLGLSDLSHGGEAVTIGIADTLYMLPDEDIGDIRVGNREDFSPDGENVQNKWGHGYRILDVISSIVPNARFHFYRLKAERHRLQRGSGLQSSDDSEVSYTESPSIGEGGNARIIQCIEQAIDDGVDVLNISAGRHHHNCGSESCVFRKHVLPAIDGGTNVVAACGNERGRRGEHVICPALFRSTVGVGGFVNECDGYVPDTGTDDRLVADVSDYHRIDGHEQGPFCSMGTCGTGASCDDRRRERWWNDNVRPFKGKPDLLAPVHKPELQDEQNVVFIAGTSFATPIVSGAVASLRGEFPNSGPEEIRNTLVETGTEIDDEISQSPPPVKLDAAQARQYLRQTSRTVSDE; encoded by the coding sequence TTGCTCGGTCTCTCGGACCTCTCTCACGGCGGCGAGGCCGTGACTATCGGTATCGCGGACACGCTCTACATGCTTCCCGACGAGGACATTGGTGACATCCGGGTCGGGAACCGGGAGGACTTCTCGCCGGACGGTGAGAACGTCCAGAACAAGTGGGGTCACGGCTATCGAATCCTCGACGTGATTTCGAGTATCGTCCCGAACGCCAGATTCCACTTCTACCGATTGAAGGCGGAGCGACACCGACTGCAACGCGGTTCCGGACTCCAGTCGTCGGACGACTCGGAGGTCTCGTACACGGAGTCGCCGAGCATCGGTGAAGGCGGAAACGCGCGAATCATCCAGTGTATCGAACAAGCGATAGACGACGGCGTCGACGTACTCAATATCTCTGCCGGGAGACACCACCACAACTGTGGCTCCGAATCGTGCGTCTTCAGAAAACACGTCCTCCCGGCGATAGACGGCGGAACGAACGTCGTCGCCGCCTGTGGAAACGAGCGAGGCCGTCGAGGAGAACACGTCATCTGTCCGGCTCTCTTTCGGTCTACGGTCGGGGTCGGCGGCTTCGTCAACGAGTGCGACGGGTACGTTCCGGATACCGGTACGGACGACCGACTCGTCGCCGACGTTTCCGACTATCACCGCATCGACGGGCACGAACAGGGGCCGTTCTGTAGTATGGGAACCTGTGGGACGGGTGCGTCCTGTGACGACCGGCGGAGAGAGCGGTGGTGGAACGACAACGTCCGCCCGTTCAAAGGGAAACCCGACCTCCTCGCGCCGGTTCACAAACCGGAGTTACAGGACGAGCAGAACGTCGTCTTTATCGCCGGAACGAGTTTCGCCACGCCCATCGTTAGCGGCGCTGTTGCGTCGCTCAGGGGGGAGTTCCCGAACTCTGGACCCGAGGAAATCCGGAACACGCTCGTCGAGACCGGCACGGAGATAGACGACGAGATTTCACAGAGTCCGCCACCGGTCAAGCTGGACGCCGCGCAGGCGAGACAGTATCTCCGGCAGACGAGCCGAACGGTTAGCGACGAGTGA
- a CDS encoding DUF2249 domain-containing protein, with protein MTTHDTTDDTTADAQTTRELDAREIDGEPFGAITSALADLGDDERLVLYNSFEPEPLYGVLDQRGFDHETEEVAPDEWRVEIEPR; from the coding sequence ATGACGACCCACGACACGACCGACGATACGACCGCCGACGCACAGACCACGCGCGAACTCGACGCGCGGGAGATAGACGGCGAACCGTTCGGGGCCATCACGTCGGCGCTCGCGGACCTCGGCGACGACGAGCGGTTGGTCCTGTACAACAGCTTCGAACCCGAACCGCTCTACGGGGTGTTGGACCAGCGCGGCTTCGACCACGAGACCGAGGAGGTCGCCCCCGACGAGTGGCGGGTGGAGATAGAACCCCGATGA
- a CDS encoding extracellular solute-binding protein — translation MRRRTLLLAGGALASGAVGVRVTGSRSDDEETPATALVAGSLQTVAGEVGGATPEAHGSLAAAELVRSGARDPDALALAEPRLVADLAGWHAVFATNALTVVYDPDSEFAPAIREDWRTALAREEVGVGRTDPARDPLGYRTLLALDLAGREGAPADAIRANADVFPETQLLRTLEAGGVDAAFAYRNMAVAHDLPRVDLPAELDLSDPRLADRYRRAAVTVGGETIRGEPIRYGAAFLTDRGEEFYRNLVGDAERLREYGFGVPDEFPVVRGRESNPAANHRNGDPTASAGDRADSPVEHGRDNR, via the coding sequence ATGCGACGACGAACGCTGCTGCTCGCGGGAGGCGCGCTCGCCAGCGGCGCAGTCGGCGTCCGAGTCACGGGTTCTCGAAGCGACGACGAGGAGACCCCCGCCACGGCGCTGGTCGCGGGGAGCCTCCAGACCGTCGCGGGCGAGGTCGGTGGGGCGACCCCCGAAGCCCACGGAAGTCTGGCGGCGGCCGAACTCGTCCGGTCGGGGGCGCGCGACCCCGACGCGCTCGCGCTCGCGGAACCGCGTCTGGTCGCCGACCTCGCGGGGTGGCACGCGGTCTTCGCCACCAACGCGCTCACGGTGGTCTACGACCCCGACTCCGAGTTCGCCCCGGCCATCCGCGAGGACTGGCGGACCGCGCTCGCGCGCGAGGAGGTCGGCGTCGGCCGGACCGACCCCGCCCGCGACCCGCTGGGCTACCGGACCTTGCTGGCGCTCGACCTCGCGGGCCGGGAGGGTGCGCCCGCCGACGCCATCCGGGCGAACGCCGACGTGTTCCCCGAGACGCAACTCCTCCGGACGCTGGAGGCTGGCGGCGTGGACGCCGCGTTCGCCTACCGGAACATGGCGGTCGCCCACGACCTGCCGCGGGTGGACCTGCCCGCCGAACTCGACCTCTCGGACCCCCGACTCGCGGACCGCTATCGGCGCGCGGCGGTGACGGTCGGCGGCGAGACGATTCGGGGCGAACCGATTCGGTACGGCGCGGCGTTCCTGACCGACCGGGGCGAGGAGTTCTACCGGAATCTGGTCGGGGACGCCGAGCGCCTGCGGGAGTACGGCTTCGGCGTGCCCGACGAGTTCCCGGTCGTTCGCGGCCGGGAGTCGAATCCGGCCGCGAACCACCGGAACGGAGACCCGACCGCGAGCGCCGGCGACCGCGCGGACTCGCCCGTCGAACATGGTCGGGACAACCGATAG
- a CDS encoding molybdopterin-dependent oxidoreductase: protein MSLSRRDFIRGAGAGAVGGLLTSSWGATQSVEPVTQVDNPLKSYPNRDWEQVYHDIYAYDGVDWTVCHPNCTQSCALNFYMKNGIPIRAEQVYHNEEPSVGPSGYEDANVSQNWNPRGCMKGLTLHRRTFEPSRIKYPMVRKGWDPDDPNPEGRGEDEFERVSWDEAIDLLAEKMASLDDNKRFHIFNAIKADGLITRHGAGRRLASLFGGCEWTEYDWYADLPPGHVITTGYQTSDSDANAWRKGDYTIIQGKNLIHNKLADNHWLQESRERDGKMVGIYPDYSPTVQKCDRWLPIRPGSDPAIPLGFAHVIIRDELYDADFMRQFTSLPLLVREDDSKYLRAHEVFEDHEAPPEESHAQHENDDWGDFVVLDQNGNPTAVTREEVGDEMPVTPQLEADTEVSLADGGSVSVRTDFARQKENVMENYSPEQVEEITTVPVDGIEKTAKEFAAAEKGQWFTGEGINHWFHGNSELQRSIFFVQSMLGNVGDAGKGYYNYSGQYKIELLDGYPHYVNPDGHSAHGMYPGYAFAFFGGEQLDPHEIRGDFDRDLDLVPQGDADDPVMPKGAESYTMSKPTILWTMNCNLLNQTKHQEHVVNNFTKHPDTSNELFVVSDMHMTYSAQHADIVLPCPSWLECDYPDITVGPENPFVTLDSGVMDPIYDTKQDGEVLALVAEKLDEKIPPEERRVDSYRSYFENFLDDDKDVREYIQETLDAGITTQDIDVEDLEDGPERLNLKTYPRIPFYSQIHDDRPFYTKTGRMEFHKEEDRFVDLGRDDLDHIESVEGTPYGVNEKWPEAGEQENPLYHDEGYQFYYNTPHSKYRTHSSWGMTDWNLIWASRDFGSTSADPEGTERLIDDFSFPEAEGETSDAPPLGEAFVEIHPSDAEEIGVENGDYVRIKGKRGGTVVRAMLSERQRPGKAGDMGQLTVWHGWWPQHFPDDEEAGEDDEKGFNTTTNIWLDPGQETDELVHKAVFGDPNVSEEVGEDIAWHGAELEHGYEETVWAPTGVNRDDLVTVEKYEEADWWPGDARKDELVEDYIGGSLQSKGGGSTTTRGDD from the coding sequence GTGAGCCTCTCACGCCGCGACTTCATCCGCGGTGCCGGGGCGGGCGCAGTGGGCGGGCTCCTGACCAGCAGTTGGGGCGCGACCCAGAGCGTCGAACCCGTGACCCAAGTGGACAACCCGCTGAAGTCGTACCCGAATCGGGACTGGGAGCAGGTCTACCACGACATCTACGCCTACGACGGGGTGGACTGGACGGTCTGTCACCCCAACTGCACCCAGTCGTGTGCCCTGAACTTCTACATGAAGAACGGGATTCCGATTCGGGCCGAACAGGTGTATCACAACGAGGAGCCGAGCGTCGGCCCCTCGGGGTACGAGGACGCGAACGTCAGCCAGAACTGGAACCCCCGCGGCTGTATGAAGGGGCTGACGCTCCACCGCCGGACCTTCGAGCCGAGTCGCATCAAGTACCCGATGGTCCGGAAAGGGTGGGACCCCGACGACCCCAACCCCGAGGGCCGAGGAGAGGACGAGTTCGAGCGCGTCTCGTGGGACGAGGCCATCGACCTACTCGCCGAGAAGATGGCGAGTCTGGACGACAACAAGCGGTTCCACATCTTCAACGCCATCAAGGCCGACGGCCTCATCACGCGCCACGGCGCGGGCCGACGGCTCGCCTCCCTCTTCGGCGGTTGTGAGTGGACCGAGTACGACTGGTACGCCGACCTGCCGCCGGGCCACGTCATCACGACGGGGTACCAGACCAGCGACTCGGACGCCAACGCGTGGCGGAAAGGCGACTACACCATCATCCAAGGCAAGAACCTCATCCACAACAAGCTCGCGGACAACCACTGGTTGCAGGAGTCCCGCGAGCGCGACGGCAAGATGGTCGGCATCTACCCCGACTACTCGCCGACCGTCCAGAAGTGCGACCGGTGGCTCCCCATCCGGCCCGGCTCCGACCCGGCGATTCCGCTCGGGTTCGCGCACGTCATCATCCGGGACGAACTGTACGACGCCGACTTCATGCGGCAGTTCACCAGCCTTCCCCTGCTAGTCCGCGAGGACGACAGCAAGTACCTCCGGGCGCACGAGGTCTTCGAAGACCACGAGGCTCCGCCCGAGGAGAGCCACGCCCAACACGAGAACGACGACTGGGGAGACTTCGTGGTCCTCGACCAGAACGGGAACCCGACGGCCGTCACCCGCGAGGAGGTCGGCGACGAGATGCCCGTCACGCCCCAACTGGAGGCCGACACCGAGGTGTCGCTGGCCGACGGCGGGTCGGTCTCGGTCCGGACCGACTTCGCGCGCCAGAAGGAGAACGTGATGGAGAACTACTCGCCCGAACAGGTCGAGGAGATAACCACGGTCCCGGTCGACGGCATCGAGAAGACCGCGAAGGAGTTCGCCGCCGCTGAAAAGGGCCAGTGGTTCACCGGCGAGGGCATCAACCACTGGTTCCACGGGAATTCGGAACTCCAGCGGTCGATCTTCTTCGTCCAGTCGATGCTGGGCAACGTCGGCGACGCCGGGAAGGGCTACTACAACTACTCGGGCCAGTACAAAATCGAACTGCTCGACGGCTACCCCCACTACGTCAACCCGGACGGCCACAGCGCCCACGGGATGTATCCGGGGTACGCCTTCGCCTTTTTCGGCGGCGAGCAGTTGGACCCACACGAGATTCGTGGCGACTTCGACCGCGATCTGGACCTCGTGCCCCAAGGCGACGCCGACGACCCGGTGATGCCGAAGGGCGCGGAGTCGTACACGATGTCCAAGCCCACGATTCTGTGGACGATGAACTGCAACCTCCTGAACCAGACCAAACATCAGGAACACGTCGTCAACAACTTCACGAAGCATCCGGACACGTCCAACGAACTGTTCGTCGTCTCGGACATGCACATGACCTACTCGGCCCAGCACGCCGACATCGTGTTGCCGTGTCCGTCGTGGCTCGAATGCGACTACCCGGACATTACCGTCGGACCGGAGAACCCCTTCGTCACGCTCGACAGCGGGGTGATGGACCCCATCTACGACACCAAGCAGGACGGCGAGGTGCTGGCGCTGGTCGCCGAGAAGTTGGACGAGAAGATTCCGCCCGAGGAGCGCCGCGTCGATTCCTACCGGTCGTACTTCGAGAACTTCCTCGACGACGACAAGGACGTTCGGGAGTACATCCAAGAGACGCTGGACGCGGGCATCACCACGCAGGACATCGACGTGGAGGACCTCGAAGACGGTCCCGAGCGCCTGAACCTCAAGACGTACCCGAGAATCCCGTTCTACTCCCAGATTCACGACGACCGGCCGTTCTACACCAAGACCGGCCGGATGGAGTTCCACAAGGAGGAGGACCGGTTCGTGGACCTCGGACGCGACGACTTGGACCACATCGAGAGCGTCGAGGGGACGCCCTACGGCGTCAACGAGAAGTGGCCCGAGGCGGGCGAGCAGGAGAATCCCTTGTATCACGACGAGGGCTACCAGTTCTACTACAACACGCCCCACAGCAAGTACCGGACGCACTCGTCGTGGGGGATGACCGACTGGAACCTCATCTGGGCGTCGCGGGACTTCGGTTCGACCAGTGCCGACCCGGAGGGCACCGAGCGCCTGATAGACGACTTCTCGTTCCCCGAGGCCGAGGGCGAGACCAGCGACGCCCCGCCGCTCGGCGAGGCGTTCGTGGAGATACACCCGAGCGACGCCGAGGAGATAGGCGTCGAGAACGGCGACTACGTGCGAATCAAGGGCAAGCGCGGGGGCACCGTCGTCCGCGCGATGTTGAGCGAGCGCCAGCGCCCCGGCAAGGCGGGCGACATGGGCCAACTCACCGTCTGGCACGGCTGGTGGCCCCAGCACTTCCCCGACGACGAGGAGGCCGGGGAGGACGACGAGAAGGGGTTCAACACGACGACGAACATCTGGCTCGACCCCGGCCAAGAGACCGACGAACTGGTCCACAAGGCGGTGTTCGGCGACCCGAACGTCTCCGAGGAGGTCGGCGAGGACATCGCGTGGCACGGCGCGGAACTGGAACACGGCTACGAGGAGACCGTCTGGGCACCGACCGGGGTGAACCGCGACGACCTCGTGACCGTCGAGAAGTACGAGGAGGCCGACTGGTGGCCCGGCGACGCCCGGAAGGACGAACTCGTGGAGGACTACATCGGCGGGTCGCTCCAGTCGAAGGGCGGCGGTAGCACGACGACGCGAGGTGACGACTGA
- a CDS encoding 4Fe-4S dicluster domain-containing protein has product MPDVYNPQLGREQSYPYEHRQQERDWHWGMIINTNRCINCNTCSFACKSTWTSGKGEEYMWWMNVETEPYGGYPMGWDMRLLDDLGPEETIFEAAEQGEQVKGYVAQKEEWEYPALGDDSVHGEYPEDEVVESDPEEGKYHDIWQFYLPRLCNHCKNPACLAACPRKAIYKRSEDGIVLLDQERCRGYRKCVKACPYHKPMYNPETGVSEKPVGCFPRIEEGNVPRCVSSCIGKTRLHGNINRGPDRGRPNGKKSAAAGRSPINYLAKSDEKVALPLYPQFGTRPQVFYMPPYHVPPEFLTQMFTPNTDQKRNDWPGSSYEESVEIIQQRVRNPSHHLLGVLQLFGATTRLIETYNVKENRVKGWDRKGNKVVDMPIEEDLEVREGEQWTNQP; this is encoded by the coding sequence ATGCCAGACGTGTACAATCCCCAACTCGGCCGCGAGCAGAGCTACCCCTACGAGCATCGCCAGCAGGAGCGCGACTGGCACTGGGGGATGATAATCAACACGAACCGGTGTATCAACTGCAACACCTGCTCCTTTGCCTGCAAGTCCACGTGGACCAGCGGGAAGGGCGAGGAGTACATGTGGTGGATGAACGTCGAGACCGAACCCTACGGGGGCTACCCGATGGGGTGGGACATGCGCCTGCTGGACGATTTGGGTCCCGAGGAGACCATCTTCGAGGCCGCCGAGCAGGGCGAGCAGGTCAAAGGCTACGTCGCCCAGAAAGAGGAGTGGGAGTACCCCGCGTTGGGCGACGACTCGGTTCACGGCGAGTACCCCGAGGACGAGGTGGTCGAGTCCGACCCCGAGGAGGGCAAGTACCACGACATCTGGCAGTTCTACCTGCCCCGCCTCTGCAACCACTGCAAGAACCCGGCCTGTCTCGCGGCCTGCCCGCGCAAGGCCATCTACAAGCGGTCGGAGGACGGCATCGTCCTGCTTGACCAAGAGCGGTGTCGGGGCTACCGCAAGTGCGTGAAAGCCTGTCCGTACCACAAGCCGATGTACAACCCCGAGACGGGCGTGAGCGAGAAGCCGGTGGGCTGTTTCCCCCGCATCGAGGAGGGCAACGTTCCCCGGTGTGTCTCGTCGTGCATCGGGAAGACGCGCCTGCACGGCAACATCAACCGGGGGCCGGACCGCGGGCGACCCAACGGGAAGAAGTCGGCCGCGGCGGGTCGCAGTCCCATCAACTACCTCGCCAAGTCCGACGAGAAGGTCGCGCTCCCGCTCTACCCGCAGTTCGGGACGCGCCCGCAGGTGTTCTACATGCCGCCGTACCACGTCCCGCCGGAGTTCCTGACCCAGATGTTCACGCCGAACACCGACCAGAAGCGCAACGACTGGCCCGGTAGCTCCTACGAGGAGTCCGTCGAGATAATCCAGCAACGCGTCCGGAACCCGAGCCACCACCTGCTCGGGGTCCTCCAGTTGTTCGGCGCGACGACGCGACTCATCGAGACGTACAACGTCAAGGAGAACCGCGTGAAGGGCTGGGACCGGAAGGGGAACAAGGTCGTGGACATGCCCATCGAGGAGGACCTCGAAGTCCGCGAGGGCGAGCAGTGGACCAACCAACCGTGA
- a CDS encoding molecular chaperone TorD family protein, with protein sequence MDDTPHSDATPTDDATPDADTVSDAERHSARAALYSAAAGVFCYPDEELVAELTHDETAAGLREAGRKLDLESEVEGLLDALDGTTRDDLEPAYNELFGMPGDDGTYPVVPYEAEYTVGEEVGRQQRRIATVVGLLEAFGVEPADQFDERQDHVVVELELVQVLAARRAVAREQDEEDTAANLERAEAMVLDEHLGDFVPAFAHEVRESTPDPDGDAESASDPDEDASASDSAAAVYRAAADLAAAVVTRDVATHPEPDVDFDGSSEVRSRA encoded by the coding sequence ATGGACGACACGCCACACAGCGACGCGACACCGACGGACGACGCGACGCCGGACGCCGACACGGTATCGGACGCCGAGCGCCACTCGGCCCGCGCGGCCCTCTACAGCGCGGCGGCCGGGGTCTTCTGCTACCCCGACGAGGAACTCGTCGCGGAGTTGACCCACGACGAGACCGCCGCCGGACTCCGCGAGGCCGGGCGGAAACTCGACCTCGAATCGGAGGTCGAGGGCCTGCTCGACGCGCTCGACGGGACGACCCGCGACGACCTCGAACCGGCGTACAACGAACTGTTCGGCATGCCGGGCGACGACGGCACCTACCCCGTGGTCCCCTACGAGGCCGAGTACACGGTCGGCGAGGAGGTCGGCCGCCAACAGCGCCGCATCGCCACCGTGGTCGGCCTACTGGAAGCGTTCGGCGTCGAACCCGCCGACCAGTTCGACGAGCGCCAAGACCACGTGGTCGTGGAACTCGAACTGGTGCAGGTACTCGCGGCGCGGCGAGCGGTCGCCCGCGAGCAGGACGAGGAGGACACCGCGGCCAACCTCGAACGCGCCGAGGCAATGGTGCTGGACGAACACCTCGGGGACTTCGTGCCCGCGTTCGCCCACGAGGTCCGCGAGTCCACGCCCGACCCCGACGGAGACGCCGAGAGCGCCAGCGACCCCGACGAAGATGCGAGCGCCAGCGACAGCGCGGCCGCGGTCTACCGCGCGGCCGCCGACCTCGCGGCGGCGGTCGTCACCCGCGACGTGGCGACCCACCCCGAACCCGACGTTGACTTCGATGGCTCCTCGGAGGTGAGAAGCCGTGCTTGA
- a CDS encoding ethylbenzene dehydrogenase-related protein, whose product MLEEDAARRATIVTVVVVGALVVAQTAVTAAVTSGSQPAMSVESVPDDPAATAWQDAPTRTVSLSKQQMAPPFGGGSVSEMDVQTVHNDTHTAFRVTWEDPTRDANIRAPGNYSDAAAVMLRTGDKPPITMGAAGKPVDIWYWRASWQFENHSSFGEMYTYPHPNNETMPGRAAGNPLSKAQYDRFAQNYYAKGYGSLSHAPRQNVRANAEYDDGEWSVVFTRKHDTDGKFDATFSGSKNVYLAFAVWNGSADEVNGQKSITLQFTSLDTKKWAMSDASSSASQSGDGQSASGDSGSGTSSGDSGEPWIVHSVSNWVVGLVVTTLLTWTVVYWRARG is encoded by the coding sequence GTGCTTGAGGAAGACGCCGCGCGGCGCGCGACGATAGTCACCGTCGTCGTCGTGGGCGCGCTCGTCGTCGCCCAGACCGCGGTCACGGCCGCGGTCACGAGCGGGAGCCAACCCGCGATGTCCGTCGAGTCGGTGCCCGACGACCCGGCGGCCACGGCGTGGCAGGACGCGCCGACCCGGACGGTTTCGCTGTCGAAACAGCAGATGGCCCCGCCGTTCGGCGGCGGGAGCGTCAGCGAGATGGACGTACAGACGGTCCACAACGACACCCACACCGCGTTCCGGGTGACGTGGGAGGACCCGACCCGCGACGCGAACATCCGCGCGCCGGGCAACTACAGCGACGCCGCCGCGGTGATGCTCCGGACCGGCGACAAGCCGCCCATCACGATGGGTGCGGCCGGAAAGCCCGTAGACATCTGGTACTGGCGCGCTAGTTGGCAGTTCGAGAACCACTCGTCGTTCGGCGAGATGTACACTTACCCGCACCCGAACAACGAGACGATGCCGGGCCGGGCCGCCGGGAATCCCCTCTCGAAGGCTCAGTACGACCGCTTCGCGCAGAACTACTACGCGAAGGGGTACGGCTCGCTGAGTCACGCGCCTCGCCAGAACGTCCGCGCGAACGCCGAGTACGACGACGGCGAGTGGTCGGTCGTCTTCACCCGGAAACACGACACCGACGGCAAGTTCGACGCGACGTTCTCCGGGTCGAAGAACGTGTATCTCGCGTTCGCGGTCTGGAACGGGAGCGCCGACGAGGTCAACGGCCAGAAGTCCATCACGCTCCAGTTCACCAGCCTCGACACGAAGAAGTGGGCCATGAGCGACGCCAGCAGTAGCGCGAGCCAGTCCGGCGACGGCCAGTCGGCCAGCGGCGATTCGGGGTCCGGAACGAGCAGTGGCGACTCCGGCGAACCGTGGATAGTCCACTCGGTGAGCAACTGGGTCGTCGGTCTCGTGGTGACGACCCTGCTGACGTGGACGGTCGTCTACTGGAGGGCCAGAGGATGA
- a CDS encoding HEAT repeat domain-containing protein has translation MTNEYKNRSARARSPLRGRADDDDGIENGNEPDAEETETRLRRLLDSPSEYERRDAALALVDEAESGGLDPETVEALAGLLGEDDSADVRQFAVEALGVAGRATPADAETPIRGALEDDDEWVRAEAVVALSRVAPDADPVADALGDDSGWVRRNAVIALGKTERATFAALTDRVKNDPHPAVREYAARYLGECAERDESHEEDAVRLLAAMLARDPEAFVRAKAAESLGDLATDRAEEALEAHGITDRSDDVKRTAKRALAAARGVDPDQLDVEIDDGPPGGGPQAPGETPGGPGPSSGPGSGPNSGPGGGPNRGPGDRPGGPGGPSDGPGKRPPAPGETPGSDPDDRRQR, from the coding sequence ATGACCAACGAGTACAAGAACAGGAGCGCCCGCGCTCGCTCGCCGCTCCGCGGGCGGGCCGACGACGACGACGGAATCGAGAACGGAAACGAACCGGACGCCGAGGAGACCGAGACCCGCCTCCGGCGACTCCTCGACTCGCCCAGCGAGTACGAGCGCCGGGACGCCGCGCTCGCGCTCGTGGACGAGGCCGAGTCCGGCGGTCTCGACCCCGAGACCGTCGAGGCGCTGGCGGGACTCCTCGGCGAGGACGACAGTGCGGACGTGCGCCAGTTCGCGGTCGAGGCGCTGGGCGTGGCCGGACGCGCCACTCCCGCGGACGCGGAGACGCCCATCCGAGGAGCCCTCGAAGACGACGACGAGTGGGTCCGGGCGGAGGCCGTGGTCGCGCTCTCGCGGGTCGCGCCCGACGCCGACCCCGTCGCCGACGCGCTCGGCGACGACAGCGGGTGGGTCCGCCGGAACGCGGTCATCGCGCTGGGCAAGACCGAACGGGCGACCTTCGCGGCCCTGACCGACCGCGTCAAGAACGACCCCCATCCCGCGGTCCGGGAGTACGCCGCGCGCTACCTCGGCGAGTGCGCCGAACGCGACGAGTCCCACGAGGAGGACGCGGTTCGACTCCTCGCCGCGATGCTGGCCCGCGACCCCGAGGCGTTCGTCCGGGCGAAGGCCGCCGAGTCGCTCGGGGACCTCGCCACCGACCGGGCCGAGGAGGCCCTCGAAGCCCACGGCATCACCGACCGGAGCGACGACGTGAAGCGGACCGCCAAGCGCGCGCTGGCCGCGGCCCGCGGCGTGGACCCCGACCAACTGGACGTGGAGATAGACGACGGCCCGCCCGGCGGCGGCCCGCAAGCACCGGGCGAGACGCCGGGTGGTCCGGGGCCGAGTAGCGGTCCGGGCAGCGGACCGAACAGCGGTCCCGGAGGCGGCCCGAACCGCGGTCCCGGCGACCGACCGGGCGGCCCCGGCGGGCCGAGCGACGGTCCCGGAAAGCGACCGCCCGCGCCGGGCGAGACGCCGGGAAGCGACCCCGACGACCGCAGACAGAGGTGA
- a CDS encoding aldehyde dehydrogenase — protein sequence MSKTDPESGGGESESVGVSIPDDHVGAFVAEVFEDVERDTTWEQIVSALVADEARDEWNELSASEQVAAVLSAAADYDERAADRLAGIPTDRGKPTPEIRDEYDEAMRCRRNADQFRDGVAAAYAQGIVGDDELVAAVEEGEFDAAVVAEREDELDRVANAFDFEYRPYGGTLMHDEEDESDDENPLEDFEAW from the coding sequence ATGTCCAAGACAGACCCCGAGAGCGGAGGAGGAGAGAGCGAGTCCGTCGGCGTCTCCATCCCCGACGACCACGTCGGCGCGTTCGTCGCCGAGGTGTTCGAGGACGTGGAGCGCGACACGACGTGGGAGCAGATAGTCTCGGCGCTGGTCGCCGACGAGGCCCGCGACGAGTGGAACGAGCTGTCGGCCAGCGAGCAGGTCGCGGCGGTCCTCTCGGCCGCGGCCGACTACGACGAGCGCGCGGCCGACCGCCTCGCCGGGATTCCGACCGACCGGGGCAAGCCGACGCCCGAGATTCGCGACGAGTACGACGAGGCGATGCGGTGTCGCCGGAACGCCGACCAGTTCCGCGACGGCGTGGCCGCGGCCTACGCCCAAGGAATCGTCGGCGACGACGAACTGGTCGCCGCAGTCGAGGAGGGCGAGTTCGACGCCGCTGTCGTCGCCGAGCGCGAGGACGAACTCGACCGCGTGGCCAACGCCTTCGACTTCGAGTACCGGCCCTACGGTGGGACGCTGATGCACGACGAGGAGGACGAATCGGACGACGAGAATCCGCTGGAAGATTTCGAGGCTTGGTAG